A genomic region of Pseudomonas sp. RSB 5.4 contains the following coding sequences:
- a CDS encoding sigma-54-dependent Fis family transcriptional regulator — protein MHDNHLSRHAQQVLTVTQGKPHLHGPGADPSIARSWLRCLEDYHLDPALTMAPTVLEHGRVLESRERLQQVLQIAGNEMSSLHQQLSGAGHAVLLTDARGVILNCVTAPAERKIFERAGLWLGADWSEACEGTNGIGTCLVERQALTIHQDEHFRGRHTGLTCSASPVFDPHGELLAVLDVSSARHDVSRQSQFHTMALVNLSAKMIESCYFLRCFDNQWLLRFHLQAESVGLFSEGLLAFDGEGRISAVNQSALNLLGHIRGGLLGKPVEAFFDCSLDELLGRASANASASWPLRTRDGRHLFALLRGESRKPAPITPAPVVAKAQPLAGICLGDATLQADFRKALRVFERDVPLLINGETGSGKEAFAKAVHHASQRANKAFVALNCAAIPESLIESELFGYRGGSFTGARKDGMRGKLQQADGGTLFLDEIGDMPLALQTRLLRVLEDRQVVPIGGEPEAVNVRIISATHRNLLERVADGSFREDLYYRLNGLEVALPALRERSDKSQLLDFLLAEEADGEVIVIDEPARQALLTFNWPGNVRQLRNVLRTLAALCDEGRIGLEDLPAMIRQARPTLELKSVESEHPLEDAERVALLNALEQTHWHMTQTAQQLGVSRNTLYRKLRKHAISR, from the coding sequence ATGCACGACAACCATTTGAGTCGCCATGCCCAACAGGTGCTCACCGTCACTCAGGGCAAGCCGCACCTGCACGGGCCCGGTGCCGACCCTTCGATTGCCCGTTCGTGGCTGCGCTGTCTTGAGGACTATCACCTCGATCCGGCCCTGACCATGGCGCCCACCGTGCTTGAGCACGGACGCGTGCTCGAAAGTCGCGAACGCCTGCAACAGGTGCTGCAGATCGCCGGCAATGAAATGAGCAGCCTGCATCAGCAGCTGTCCGGCGCCGGTCATGCGGTGCTGTTGACCGATGCGCGCGGGGTGATCCTCAACTGCGTCACCGCACCTGCCGAGCGCAAGATTTTCGAACGGGCCGGGCTCTGGCTCGGCGCCGACTGGAGCGAGGCCTGCGAAGGCACCAACGGCATTGGCACCTGCCTGGTCGAACGCCAGGCGCTGACCATCCATCAGGACGAACACTTTCGCGGCCGCCACACCGGCCTGACCTGCTCGGCGAGCCCGGTGTTCGACCCGCACGGCGAACTGCTGGCGGTGCTCGACGTGTCCTCGGCGCGCCATGACGTCTCGCGGCAGAGCCAGTTCCACACCATGGCGCTGGTCAATCTGTCGGCGAAGATGATCGAGAGCTGCTATTTCCTGCGTTGCTTCGATAATCAGTGGCTGCTGCGGTTCCATCTTCAGGCCGAATCGGTCGGCCTGTTCAGCGAAGGGCTGCTGGCGTTTGACGGGGAAGGGCGGATCAGCGCGGTCAACCAGAGTGCGTTGAATCTGCTGGGGCATATTCGCGGTGGTTTGCTCGGCAAACCGGTGGAAGCGTTTTTCGATTGTTCGCTGGATGAATTGCTCGGTCGTGCCAGCGCCAATGCCAGCGCCAGTTGGCCGCTGCGCACCCGCGACGGGCGACATCTGTTTGCCTTGTTGCGCGGCGAATCGCGTAAACCGGCGCCGATCACCCCGGCCCCAGTTGTGGCCAAGGCCCAGCCACTGGCGGGCATTTGCCTCGGTGACGCAACGCTGCAAGCGGATTTCCGCAAGGCGTTGCGGGTATTCGAACGCGACGTGCCGCTGCTGATCAATGGCGAAACCGGCTCGGGCAAGGAAGCCTTTGCCAAGGCTGTGCATCACGCCAGCCAGCGCGCCAACAAAGCCTTCGTCGCCCTCAACTGCGCGGCGATCCCCGAAAGCCTGATCGAGAGCGAACTGTTCGGTTATCGCGGCGGAAGTTTCACCGGTGCGCGCAAGGACGGCATGCGCGGCAAGTTGCAGCAGGCCGATGGCGGTACTCTGTTTTTGGATGAAATCGGTGACATGCCGCTGGCGCTGCAAACCCGTTTGTTGCGGGTGCTGGAAGACCGGCAGGTGGTGCCGATCGGCGGCGAGCCGGAAGCGGTCAACGTGCGGATCATCAGCGCCACTCACCGTAATCTGCTGGAGCGCGTGGCGGACGGCAGTTTCCGCGAAGATCTGTATTACCGGCTCAATGGCCTGGAGGTCGCGTTGCCGGCGTTGCGTGAGCGCAGCGACAAGTCGCAGTTGCTGGATTTCCTGCTGGCCGAGGAGGCGGATGGCGAAGTGATTGTGATCGACGAACCGGCGCGTCAGGCGTTACTGACCTTCAACTGGCCGGGCAACGTGCGGCAGTTGCGCAATGTGCTGCGCACATTGGCGGCGTTGTGCGATGAGGGGCGGATCGGGCTGGAGGATTTGCCGGCGATGATTCGGCAGGCGCGGCCGACGCTGGAGCTGAAGTCGGTTGAGTCCGAGCATCCGCTGGAAGACGCTGAACGTGTGGCGCTACTCAACGCGCTGGAACAGACACATTGGCATATGACCCAGACCGCGCAGCAGCTCGGTGTCAGCCGCAACACCCTCTATAGAAAGCTGCGTAAGCACGCGATCTCCCGTTAA
- a CDS encoding YceK/YidQ family lipoprotein, with protein MNKLLAIVLALQLAGCATARTLDAAKPGAPVVYSGTRLDLYAMNGGCCAMDRFGAEAPSYPGVDLPASALLDTLLLPLSLLTVIGVGFQATGGL; from the coding sequence ATGAATAAGCTGCTGGCAATTGTGCTGGCCCTGCAACTGGCCGGCTGCGCCACCGCGCGCACGCTGGATGCGGCCAAACCGGGGGCGCCGGTGGTGTATTCCGGGACGCGCCTGGATTTGTATGCGATGAATGGCGGGTGCTGCGCGATGGATCGCTTCGGCGCTGAAGCGCCGAGCTATCCGGGCGTGGATCTGCCGGCGAGTGCGTTGCTCGATACGCTGCTGTTGCCGTTGTCATTGCTGACCGTGATTGGCGTGGGATTTCAGGCGACTGGCGGGTTGTAG
- the mpl gene encoding UDP-N-acetylmuramate:L-alanyl-gamma-D-glutamyl-meso-diaminopimelate ligase encodes MHIHILGICGTFMGSMAVLAKELGHHVTGSDANVYPPMSTQLEAQGIQLTQGYDPAQLDPAPDLVVIGNAMSRGNPAVEYVLNKGLPYVSGPQWLADHVLQGRWVLAVAGTHGKTTTSSMLAWVLEHAGMSPGFLIGGVPQNFSVSARLGGTPFFVIEADEYDSAFFDKRSKFVHYRPRTAILNNLEFDHADIFPDLPAIERQFHHLVRTIPSEGLVIHPTTEPALQRVIEMGCWTPVQTTGVGGQWQVKLLKDDGSAFEVMFEGVSQGTVEWELTGQHNVANALAALAAARHVGVVPSMGIAGLSAFKNVKRRMEKVAEVRGITIYDDFAHHPTAIATTLDGLRKRIGDAPLIAIIEPRSNSMKLGAHRDGLPDSVVDADQVIWYAPANLGWDLAATAALCSVPSIVSDSLEGIIERVKSQAQPGTHVVIMSNGGFGGLHGKLAEALQ; translated from the coding sequence ATGCACATTCATATTCTGGGTATCTGCGGGACTTTCATGGGCTCGATGGCGGTTCTGGCCAAAGAGCTGGGCCATCACGTGACCGGCTCCGACGCCAACGTCTATCCGCCGATGAGCACGCAGCTTGAGGCCCAGGGCATTCAGCTGACCCAGGGCTACGATCCGGCCCAGCTCGATCCGGCGCCGGATCTGGTGGTGATCGGCAACGCCATGTCCCGCGGCAATCCGGCGGTGGAATATGTGCTGAACAAAGGTCTGCCCTACGTCTCCGGCCCGCAATGGCTGGCCGATCACGTGCTGCAAGGGCGCTGGGTGCTGGCGGTTGCCGGTACGCACGGCAAGACCACCACCAGCAGCATGCTCGCCTGGGTGCTGGAACACGCCGGCATGAGCCCGGGGTTCCTGATCGGCGGGGTGCCGCAGAACTTCTCGGTGTCGGCGCGGTTGGGCGGTACGCCGTTCTTCGTGATCGAGGCCGATGAGTACGACAGCGCGTTCTTCGACAAGCGTTCGAAGTTCGTCCACTACCGCCCGCGCACCGCGATCCTCAACAACCTTGAGTTCGATCACGCCGACATCTTCCCCGACCTGCCGGCGATCGAGCGGCAGTTCCACCACTTGGTCCGCACTATCCCGAGCGAAGGTCTGGTGATCCACCCGACCACCGAGCCTGCCCTGCAGCGTGTGATCGAAATGGGCTGCTGGACCCCGGTGCAGACCACCGGTGTCGGCGGTCAGTGGCAGGTCAAGTTGCTCAAGGATGACGGTTCGGCGTTCGAAGTGATGTTCGAAGGCGTGTCCCAGGGCACTGTCGAATGGGAGCTGACCGGTCAGCACAACGTCGCCAACGCCTTGGCTGCGCTGGCAGCGGCGCGGCATGTCGGTGTGGTGCCGTCGATGGGCATCGCCGGGTTGAGCGCATTCAAGAACGTCAAACGCCGGATGGAGAAAGTCGCCGAAGTGCGCGGCATCACCATTTACGACGACTTCGCCCACCACCCGACCGCCATCGCCACCACCCTCGATGGCTTGCGCAAGCGCATCGGCGACGCCCCGTTGATCGCGATCATCGAGCCGCGCTCCAACTCGATGAAGCTCGGCGCGCACCGTGACGGTCTGCCGGACAGCGTGGTCGATGCCGATCAGGTGATCTGGTACGCCCCGGCCAATCTCGGTTGGGATCTGGCAGCCACCGCCGCACTGTGCAGCGTGCCCTCGATTGTCAGCGACTCGCTCGAAGGCATCATCGAACGCGTGAAGAGTCAGGCCCAGCCTGGCACTCACGTGGTGATCATGAGCAACGGCGGCTTCGGCGGTCTGCACGGCAAACTCGCCGAGGCACTGCAATGA
- the ubiX gene encoding flavin prenyltransferase UbiX, protein MNTFSQNGGPERITLAMTGASGAQYGLRLLDCLVREDREVHFLISKAAQLVMATETDVTLPPKPQMMQAFLTEYTGAAAGQIRVYGKEDWMSPVASGSGAPAAMVVVPCSTGTLSAIATGACNNLIERAADVTLKERRQLILVPREAPYSSIHLEHMLKLSNMGVTILPASPGFYHQPQTIDDLIDFVVARILNLLGIPQDMLPRWGEHHLSSDE, encoded by the coding sequence ATGAACACTTTTTCCCAGAACGGCGGCCCGGAACGCATCACGCTGGCGATGACCGGCGCGTCCGGCGCGCAGTACGGTTTGCGCCTGCTCGATTGTCTGGTGCGTGAAGATCGCGAAGTGCACTTCCTGATCTCCAAGGCCGCACAACTGGTGATGGCCACCGAAACCGATGTCACGCTGCCGCCCAAGCCGCAGATGATGCAGGCGTTCCTCACCGAATACACCGGCGCCGCTGCCGGGCAGATCCGTGTGTACGGCAAGGAAGACTGGATGTCGCCGGTAGCCTCGGGCTCCGGCGCACCGGCCGCGATGGTCGTGGTGCCGTGTTCCACGGGTACCTTGTCGGCGATTGCCACGGGCGCGTGCAACAACCTGATCGAGCGCGCGGCGGACGTCACCTTGAAGGAACGTCGCCAGTTGATTCTGGTGCCACGCGAGGCGCCGTATTCGAGCATTCATCTGGAACACATGCTCAAGCTGTCGAACATGGGCGTGACCATCCTGCCGGCCTCGCCGGGCTTCTATCACCAGCCGCAGACCATCGACGACCTGATCGATTTCGTCGTCGCGCGGATTCTCAATCTGTTGGGCATTCCGCAGGACATGCTGCCGCGCTGGGGCGAACATCATCTGAGCAGCGATGAATAA